The Lolium perenne isolate Kyuss_39 chromosome 6, Kyuss_2.0, whole genome shotgun sequence genome segment TTTTACCAGTATTTTTTTAAGAGAATTGTATTGTGCTAAGGACTTTAACATAGTGTTTGGCTTTGGCGGAGGTCCTGGTGCATGCTGCTTGTTAACTTGTTTTCTCAACATATTTGTTGGTTGCAAATACAGGGTTTTGCTGCATCTTTATTCGAATTCAGGAGTGATCCTTTTTCTATTGATTACCTTTGACAACATGCACATCCATGATTTGCTGGTACCGGAAACCTTCAACAGCTTGTTTCGTAGAAAGACTTGAGGTTGTTGATGCCTGAAGATTGCATTATCTTTTGCTCCTCTTTTGATGAAAGGGGTTGGCGTCTGAAGTTTGCATTGTCTGCTTGCTTTGTGGATGGCGTTGTTGAAACTCCTCTTACCCTGTGCCACTGGACTTTCTTCAGCCTAAGCCAGGCTTAATATCCTTTTGACTACAATCAGAGTAAAAAGACAGTATGGTTGCAGCCTGTTTTTTTTTCCAGTTTCAGTCACGAAAATGTTTTTACGTTGTTAACTTTTTTGTATTCCTTTTCAGTTACATACAGAAGTATGAGAGGTTTAATTCTGGTTGATTTTTTTgcttacatgtagcattttcctgaTGCTTACTAGGAACTATGCTTTTCTAGAGGAAGGAACGATTCTGTAGCTATCTAGCCATCTAGGGGTGCTATCAGGTTGAAGTTTTGCCAATGCTGCATTATTCATCATGTCTCTGCCTTCAGCTGGAACACCAGAACCACAAACCCCTGAAGATCCGTGGCCTAAAGCGTTGTGAGGTGGGGAGACCGGCGGTGAGATCTAGGGTCTTCTTGCGGTCGTCACGAGGGGCGACGCGGTTGCCAcactttttttgttttgttttttgcaCATGGTCATTTGATCCGTGAGCTTTCTCTCGTCCCTGGGAAAGGGCGGCGAATTCGGAGCGGGCCGGGACGAGCTGGTCGGAGCGGAACGGAGATGGCTTGCTGGCGCTGTTTCTTCAGAACCCGAGGCCGGAGCTTGCTGTCCTCCCCTTCCTGCGTTGGCGCCGGCGACAGCGGCAATGGCACATAGTCCGCTGTTGCTCGCGCGctaattttcctttttttttttcttttgacatGGAACACTcgtatctaaaggtataattgctGCACCCCCATGGGGGTCTCACAGCGCTCCTAGCTTCTGAACCGTCGGATCACCTCATCTTTGCATCTCGTCCGTCCATTCTGGGGCTTTCCTCGCGCGTGGCCACTTTCCTGCAGACTCCTCCTGCTAGCTATCCCCATGCAACAGCCATTTGTTACCCGCCCCGTCTGCATGTGGGTCCCACCTTTGGTTGGGTCCGCTCGTCGGTGACTGCGGGTAGGCTTTGGTTCGGCTGGAAAAGATCTCCCCGCAGGGGTAGTTTGGGGCTTTCCTCGAGCAGCTCACGAAGGTGAGACAAAACCAGCTTCCGGGGAAAACCCTACCCAATCCCCATCCTCCTCTCCCTCGTGCTCCCCATCCCCGCCGCCTCGAGCCTCTCCTCCTCCCCTTCACGGCCCCCCATCCCGGCAGCCACCTCGTGCGCATCTCCTCCTCCCCATCGCATCCGCCTCAGCAGCAGCAGCCGGAGGTCGGCCCAGAGGAACTGCAGGAACGCCGGCTGCCGCATCGAGCCGTCGTGATGTCCTCGTCCAACCACTACCCGATAAGGTTCTCCTCCCTCTCCATCTCTCTTTCTTTCTCATAGTACTATTTTCTCACCTTTTTTCATGGTGCATCGGGTGATTTGGTGTTGCTGGGGATGGACACGAGAAGGGAAAGAAGAAATGGCAGGGGATAAGCCAGATCAGGTAGGAATTAGAGAAAACTTGTTTTTGTATTTCCGTTTCTGAACATACAGGTTCAGAGATCGTCTGTTTCGAGTACCCATTCGGCCGAATCAGAGGAAGGTTACTTAGAGTGTTTTGTAGACCTCGTTCCTGCGATCGTTTTGAGTGgtcattcactaaatttggttaagCGGTTTAGCTGCAGCGACAAAAACAAGCTCCTGGAATGTGTGTTTTGATGTCTGAATATTACTGTGCTGAAGTATCTGTCTCTACCTATTTATCTCTGCATTGCTTCTAGCTACCTGCATCTTAACTTGGAACCTGGCCACCTGTTGCAGGAGAAGATGGCCACTGGCGATGGAATTGCAATCGCAATCGTTGCTCTGCTGATATTCACCTCCTTCCTAACCACCCTTGCATGTGACTTACGGCCCATCACTTGCTTCTCATTTCATTTACTGTGCCGTTGTCGATGATAAGTTCACTCTTGCCTGATTTATGTAGATGCTGTGGAGTTTGGTCCTTCGGCTCCCTCGGCCCAATTCACTGTTTGCCCACGGTTCTAACCTCTTGCACAGTTTAGTCTGCTGTAATCTTACTTTGTTCGTTGTTTTTGTTCTTCTAAGCAAAGGGAAGTTCTGATAAGAAAACAAAATTCTTGTTTGCAGGTCACCATCTGCAGAAGACAACAATTGTTTTGTATCAAATTCTTCTGGTTATATTTTCAAGTATTCGTATTCTGCTTTAAAATCACACTTTTGCATTCATAATATTAGTATGTGTGCCATGTCCATGTTCTTCCTGGAGGTGCATATTGCATCAAGCATTGTGTGGTGGCATGTTGATTTAGCTTATTATTTGATCGAGCTCGGCCTCCTTTGCGCCCACTTCATCATGCACAATGCCTCATAGGCCATTCGATTTGTGGTGTCTGCCAATTGTATGATAGAAAGTAATGGAATATTAAGCTAGTGGTGGATGGCCTTCTCAATCCTTCAGGGTATGAAACTATTTAGCCTCTTTGTTGTTGTTACACTGATTGGTAAGAGTTTAGGCCCTCTTCATCATGCATCCATGTTTTACTCTTAAGTGCTCACAGTAAAGAAACTCAGTTTTATTTGTTACTAATAAGCTACAGTGCAAAGAAAATTATATAAATTTCAATGCTGCTATCTAGAATCTCTTGTACTTTTGTCGAGATTTAGTAGGGCATACGGACCATTTTGTCTTTGCTAGTGTTTTCCCTATCAAGTGTTATTTTATCGAAAGTTTTGAAAATGGTCTTTTTATCATATGAGCCGTGTTGAAAAAATGGCTTGGGtggtttcatatttttaattcacGTAACGCATCCTTATCATATGATGCTTGGGGAATTTAATTCTTATCTATGCTTGATGACCTTTTTCTGGTCATGGACGGAGGATTTTTTTTCTATCAGCTCCTGAAAATCAAAAGGATGATAGAAAATAAATCCATTTTACATCGGGATTTATATACTGCAATATTTGTAGATCATTTATGATGCTCTATATATTCTTTGTGCTTAAGCAATTTCTAATATGCTATTAATGTTTGATATCGTGCAATTTTAGGTACAACTTTTGGACACAATAAACTAGCAATGTCTGTTATCGTAATTAGGACACAATAAACTAGCAATGTCTGTTATAGTACAATGGTTAATTGCCTACTTTCCTACTTAATGCACCAAATTTACAGCTCAGGACAAGCAGGAGATAATGCGAGTGAACGTATTCCCATGTTTCAGATGGTATGTTCTGAACTTAATTTCCATGGTTTATGGAACTTCTGAATATGTTATATATAAATGCTACTATATATGTCACTATCTCTTTCATTTCTTTATTAAATTTTCTATTCAGAGTGGCTTCATATGTTTGTTGAGTGGGAATCCTTAAGTTGCTTGAGTGAGTTCACAGTAATATTTGAATCTGATTTGTTTTTTGAAATAGTATTATATGAAAATATATGTAGAGACATTTTTCGAACAAATGGTCGCTGCATTCACTTTCGTTCATCTTATGGTTGCATCTCAGCACATGTTGTACTGCTATGATACTTGCTTGAGTTTACTTATCAAATTTAGTTCGTTTTTCATTGCTCATATCCAGCCATCTAAAACTTGAGCTCTTCAAAATGTGAGAGCTGGTTTTGTAACAACTTCTATTCTTTTTAGTAAAGTCTGAATCATAGAGTGTGATAGATGGTTCTCTAATTTCTGTCTTCTTTTTTGAAAGTTTTTACAGACTATTTGTAGTGTAATCAAACAAATAAAATGTATTTGAAGCTAATTCAGATTTCTTGAAAGCTAAGACAAAAATGTAGATTTTGGTGTTGTTTTGAGTGGTCATGCACTCAATTTGGTTCAGCGGTTTAGGTGCAGCGATGAAAACAAGTTGCTTGTCTGTTTTTGCAATGTTGAAATTTAATTTTAATTTGGACAAGTGAAGTACTTACTTCattttattcaaatgtgcaggggtTGTGCATGCAATGGTGAGAAGGGCCTATTGCCGCAGAAATGTGAGTGCTCATCAAAACATGTAGTTCCTATCATAATTTTGTGATTTTGCGTCATGCTCAAATATGTTATTGTAGAAATGAagttttttctctcttttttggcagtgTTGTGTCGGATTTGTAGTTTCCTATAACCTGGTTCCAACCTCAGATGTTGTTCCTTTTTTGAGATAACAAAAGCAATCATTTGTAAATGATTTCTATGCTACTTTGGGTGTTTTAAATGTGTGACCTGAAACTCCAGTGcatatctgcttagccttgccgcTTTTCTTAGGAACTTTGTTTTGCTTCTCACCACACATgtgcctttgattttagttttatATTTTTTGATTGTGGTTTTATTTCCTAATTTATCCATGTGTCCTCTCCATTAGGGCCAAGGCGAAGCAGCGATCATCTTCCAGAAGGCCCTCTCCATTATCCCCATGTTTGAGGCCACCTAGGACATCCTCGATGAGAGCAAGCCTGACAATCCTCTCCAGCTCATTCATCACATGGAGGAGGTGTTCGATTGGAAGATAGGATATTGCAATATGGTTTCTTCCAATTTATTTATTGGTCCATTCATCCCATAGTTTGTCATGAACTTACAACATTAATGAATAATGATGCAGCTTCTACACATGCCAGAAACAAAACATACTCGTGCATATTTTTTAAGTTAAAGTTGATATTTTTCCCGTGCTTTGTTAGGGCTGGAGATGACTGAGGCTCATGAAGAATGCCATACTTGATTTCTCGAGCCTTTCCATCTCTCAACCATCCAATGCTGAAGGTACAGGCCAACCCTCTTCTTGTTGCGTGTATTCTGGCAATGATGATTTTACCAGATTTAACATAACTCACCATTGATATTTTATATGCAGAATCATGACAAAAGATAGTGCAGGTATTCTGAAGCTCAATAGGCCAACCAGCTTTTGGTTGCGTGTAATTTGACAATGATTATTTTACCCAATTTAACATAACTCGCCATTGATCTTTTATATGCAAAATCATATCGAAGGATAGTGCAGGTGTTTCTTGTATTATGATGCTCAATAGAACCTGATTGAAACCTCGACCTCAACTCATCTGATACTAAAATACTTACTAATTAATGGTTTCCTAGAAAAAATGTTCATGTGGTTAGTTTTCTTTGTACAAGCAAAACAAGTAATTGAGGCCTTGGCTGTGTATATATAAATATATAAAGAGGGTTTTCGTTTGTGCAAAATGGGAGAAACAGATTTACAGATTTATTGTGGTAATGATTTGGTCTCATGGAAAAATGACTCAAGTTCTGATCTATTTGCAGGTATTGGATTTCTGAAAAGAAGCTCACATCCTCGCCTCATTTCACCATCCAAAAGTAGTTTAATTTTATGATGTTTTACATGTTGGGTAAGTGCAGATGTCAATCCCCAAATATAATAATGAACTGAAATTTACTACTTTTCCCTTCAATAATAGCCACTATTTCTTTATTTTTGCCAATCTTGTACAATTTAGCAAGGAATCTACGATCTGTAAATCAATGGCCAAGTTTGCTGCTTTTTAATGAAGATCTTATGTGAAAATATAATTAGGAACTTAGTCTGAGATACTTTTCTCTTTCATAATATGCCACTATGTAGTGACATAACCATTTAAGCTGTACTAAGCATGTTTAACATACATTCATATGCATCATGCTTCTGACAATAATGCATTATCATCTTCGCTTTGTCCCGACAATAACTAGAAGTTTAAATTCTTTCCTATTGCCTTCATTATGTGAAAACTACACTTTATAATGGTACTATAATTAAAATTGCTCAAACTTTCCTTATCTGATGTTTGGCAAAGCAGTTACTACTATGACTTAAGCCTTAGCCAATTTAGAGCTCATTTTCCATTTTCTTCTATCCATGTCATGCACTACTTTCTGAAACATTTTGCAACTTCATAAAAGTTTTAGATCAGTCTTAAAATGTGGTTTGAATTGTGCTTTTGTGTACCCACTGTTTTCATACTATATTTGAGTTCAAAAATATTTTATAGCGTTAGAGTTTCACTCAAAATGCTAGATATAATTcagttttttggatttttttttcaaattatGGCTGTAATGTTCTCGATTTTTATAAACCATTCAAATCAACTCCGTTTGAGATGAAAACTTTACAGCATATCAATAATAGTTACATCTTGCTTCTGTAAAATTTACAAAAAATGTTAAGCTCGTTTGGTTGCCCAAATGATTTGAAAACAGAGTGCAGTTTTCAGTTTCAGAAAACACAATCAGTTTCAGTTTGAGAGTTCAGGGGACGTGAGAGTGAGAGGCTGCCTAGCAGTCTTCTTCATCATGGAAACCATCCACAGGGCAGCGCAGCAGCGCGGTGCTTGCCATTCGTCGCGTTCCAGCCCATCCTGACTGTACTGTGGATATCGTCTCCAACTCTGACCATACTCCGGCAACGTTTCCGACCATTCCAGTGAGCCTCTGGTCATACCACCGTGTCATAAGAAGTACCCAGGAGACCAAAGACAAAGAGAAGAAGAGAAGAGGGGAAGAAGCCAAAGGGCACTAAGTTGTCAAAAAAGGCATAAAATCAAATGTTCGTCATGTGGAGGATATAACCACAATAAAAGAAAATGCAAAGACAACCCACTTGCCGGTGTTAAAGAATATGGCAACTTCACTAGAGCCGCCAAGAGGAGCAAGAAAAAAAAATGCAAGACAGGTAAAAAGATTATAACACCATATTTATAAATTTACACTTCATATTTAAATTCTACTAAAACAATCTTAACTTGTATTTATGTTGTGTCCAGGGATCTGCAACTACTATTCCTGTTGAGCAACCTACTACTGCTACTCAACaagtaaaattattatttccctaCTGAAAGCTACAGCTAATATTTTAAATCTGCTAAAAGAATCTCAATTTGTATTTATGTTATGTCCAGGGATCTGCAACACATGTTCCTGATCAGCGGCCAGCAAAGAAGAGTCAGAAGAGAAACACCACTGAGACTCTCAGCCAACTCCAGATGCATTTGCTGGTGCTTCTTTCTCTCAACATGCCAATGAAAGTTCCCAACAAACTACCAGGCAGTCCCAGCAAGTTGCCAGCTCCATGACAATCCCAATAGAAGGAAGGCTAAAATGGTGGGTTTTTGGTAATGAGAACAGCTCACGGCAAGATGGCGGGCTCCCAAAGCGCGCCCCCCATGATGAAAGCCCAGGGCGGCTCCGGGGACAGGTCGGTGCAGCCCATTGACCAATATGGCACCAACCTGGGCTTGGCATTGGGAAGTACTTGGCCTCAGGGGAAGGGCTGTGACCTGGTGCTGGGCAAAGAGTTGCAGTCTGGGATGGATAGCAGGGTGGAGGAGAAGGAGGGGTCGCTGATTTCCACGGAGAACGACTCCCAGGTGACTGACCCGGCGTCTTCCTGGGtggcggacagcccggtcccgggTGGGCCGCCTACCAAGGTGATGCGGCTGGGCTCTCCACTGCGGGGCCAAGAAGAGGAGCAGACCGGGGAGAGGAGACACGGTCGAGAGGGTGAGGAGGTGGCGCCACGGAAGGATCTGCTCAAGGAGGCTTTGGCGGACGTGCACCGGTGTGCAGGGGAGACGCTCGAAGGCCATCCCTTACACGCGAAGGAAGAAGGACGTCACGATCACGGCCGTTCGCAAGAGCGGCAGGACCCGGGGAGCGGACGTGGGCACGCCGGCGTTGGAGAAGGCACAGCGCCTCACCGcggagaagaacttggagaagaaCCTGGACAAGGCGAAAGGCAAGGCGAAAGGTAATCCTTTTTCCGTTCTTGATGTTATTTCGGATCCTATGCTCTCTACGGTGGCGGAGGACAGCTGCTTGCTGTTTCATCCAAAGGCGGGCTCCCCGGCGGAGGCCCTCTCCTTGATTAGGGCCAAGGAGGAGGCGCAAGCGGCGCTGGCTGCGACCTCTCGCCGTTTGGAGTTGGAGGAGGAGGCACGGCGACGGGCGGAGCCGAGGGAGGCCCCGTCGTCTGCTGTTGCCCAGGAGGCTGGGACGAGTGCGTCCCCCAACCGACAGGGTTTGCAGGCCCCAGGGGAGGGTCCGGGTTCAGGGGAACCGACAGGGGAGGGTGGCTCGGCTGAGAGGGCTCAAGCTGAGGCTGCAACCCCCTCTCGCGGACGACCGCGACGCAAATGTGCTAAGACTGGTAGGCCCCTGTTGAATGTTCGAAAAGGACAAAACAAGCGCAAGGGTACCAAATGAGGGCGCTCATTTATAATCTGAGGGGTTTTGGACGGCTAGGGCGCCGATCACAACTCAGAGCTTACATGAGGGAGGAGAGAGTGGACATTCTTGGCTTGCAGGAGACTCTGAAACAAGACTTCTCCTCGGCAGAGCTGCATAGCCTTGAGTGTGGAGGCCAGTTTGCGTGGTGCTGGGTGCCGGCAAACGGACATTCGGGGGGAATGCTCCTAGGGTTCCGAGACGAGTGCTTCGAGGTGGGGGCTTGGAGAAAAGGGGTTTTCTTCATCAGTGCGGACGTTTACCAGCGGAACATTAAAGCTAAGTGGTGCTTCATGCTGGTTTACGGTCCGGCGGATCATTCAAGGACAGGGGAGTTCCTGGATGAGTTGCAGCACGAAGTGGACAACTGCCAGCTCCCGCTAGTGGTGGGGGGAGACTTTAACCTCATTAGGAAGCTGGCGGATAAGAGCAATGAGGTGGTGTGCTGGCCGCGGATTCGGCGCTTTAACGACGCCATTGCGGCAATGTCCCTTAGGGAATTGAACCGAGCAGGGGCTCGATTCACTTGGACAAACAACCAGTTAGACCCGATTCGGTCGGTGCTGGATCGGGTGTTTGTCACACCGTCGTGGGAGACACTCTTCCCTCTGTGTTCGCTCTCGGCGGTGACGCGTATTGGATCTGACCACAACCCCCTGCTGCTGGATAGCGGGGAAGGGGGGCGCCTGCGGACAGCGCGGTTCTTCTTCCAAACCTGGTGGTTCAGAGTCGCGGGCTTCGACGACCTGGTGCGGGGCAAGATTGAGGGATACGTGCTGGAGAGGGGTCCGCATCGATGTAGCATTGAGCAATGGCAGTGCATCTCCAGATGCTTGCGCCAGTTCCTCAAGGGATGGGGGGCAAACCTTGGTAAGGAGAAACGCGACTTCCGTGCGGATCTCTTACGACAGGTGGCTGAACTAGATTCCATGGCAGATTCGTCAGGCCTGGATGAGGAGGGGTGGGCCCTCCGATATCACCTGGAGGACCAGCTTGTGCATCTGGACGAGGTCGAGGAGGAGTACTGGAGGCAACGCAACCGCCTTAAGTGGACTCTCCAAGGGGACTCGTGCACGGCGTACTTTCATGCGATCGCCAACGGGAGGCGACGCAAATGCATGATTCCACGTCTTAGGGTGGACGGTGGAGAGATTGACGACCAGAAAGATCTGATGGACCACATCTACCAGTTCTACTCCGGCTTGATGGGATCAAGGGGGGAAGAGAGAGCATTCTCGCTAGCTCCGGACTTATGGGCTGAACCGGCTAAGATCTCGCCGGAGGAGAATCTCTCGCTAGAACTGACTTTCACCCCAGAAGAGCTAGACGAGGTTCTCGCTTCGATGAAGCTCGACTCGGCGCCGGGTCCGGACGGGTTGCCGGTGGCCTTTTTTAAGAGGTTCTGGGGTACTCTAAAGGGTCCCATCCTTCAGATTCTGAACGACTTCGCTCTAGGGAGAGTGGATATCTCCCGCCTAAACTTCGGGATTATCTCCCTCATCCCGAAGGTTAAGGGGGCCGACGATATCAAGCAATTCAGACCTATCACGCTCATCAATGTTATATTCAAGTTTATCGCTAAGGCTTATGCGATTAGATTAGCCCCGTTAGCTAATAGGACGATTGACAGGAATCAGACAACCTTCATTAAGGGGAGGTGCCTGCATGAGGGAGTGCTGGCATTACATGAGATCGCTCATGAACTCGGGGTTAAGAAGCTTCGAGGCCTCTTCCTCAAGCTGGACTTCGAGAAAGCGTATGACAGAGTAAATTGGGACTTCTTGAGGGAAGTACTCCTGAGAAAGGGTTTCTCTGCGGTGATTGTCCATCGCCTTATGCAGCTGGTGTCAGGGGGACAGACAGCTGTCAACGTTAATGGGGAGATTGGTGCTTACTTCCGGAATGCACGGGGAGTGCGACAAGGGGACCCTCTATCCCCTATTCTGTTTGATTTCATGGCCGACTCGTTGGCAGCGATTCTATCTCATGCGAACGAGTCGGGGCACATACAGGGTGTGGTGCCACACCTCATCCCAGGGGGAGTTACCCACCTCCAGTATGCGGATGACACCATGATAATGATCGAACCTTCGCAATTGGGAATTGCGAACCTTAAATTCCTCCTGCTCTGCTTTGAGAACATGTCAGGGCTGAAGATAAACTTCAACAAGAGTGAAGTCATCGTGACAGGGGTCGCGGGGGAGGAGAAACGCAGGGTGGCGGATGCACTGAACTGCAAGCTTGGGAGCTTCCCCATTCGCTATCTGGGCCTTCCGGTTAGTGACAAGAGGTTATCAGTAGCGGACTGGTTTTTCCTTACAGAGAAGGTGGGGCATAAGGTAGAGCCTTGGCAGGGGCTCTTCCTAGCATCGGCTGGGAGGCTGGAACTGACGAATTCTTGTCTTTCGAGTCTGCCGATGTTCGCCATGGGATTATACCTTCTATACGACGCGACACATGGGGCTATGAATACTGCGAGAGCCCGATTCTTCTGGGAAGGGGTGGGAAACAAGCGCAAATACCACATGGTGGATTGGGCTACCGTGTGCAAGCCTAAGGCGTATGGAGGACTGGGGATCCTCAATACAAAATCCATGAACATTGCCTTTATGCTCAAATGGATCTGGAAACTTTACCAGCGACAGGATGGCTTATGGGCAGACCTCCTGAGGGCTAAATACTTAGGCGATAATGACTTGTTTTCCCCAGCGGTTCCAACCAGAGGGTCCCAAGTGTGGAATGCGATCCAGAAGGTGAAATGGCATTTCAAGCTTGGGGCATGGCACCGGGTTCATCATGGGAGACGAACCTACTTCTGGCTGGATTGGTGGACGGGGCGGGGACCCCTCCACCGGCTATTCCCTCGACTCTTCGCCTGCTGTGACAACCACTTTGCCACGGTAGCAGGGGTGAGATCGGAGGGGGGATGGCGCATCAGGTTCCGGAGAGCCTTCGGTACGGACGAGATGGTTGAATGGGAGAACCTCTGCAGAATCTTTGATCTGCACCCCTTCGCCGAGGGGGAGGACCAGGTGATTTGGGCACTGGATCCTTCGGGGGTCTACTCCACACACTCTATGTACCTGCGGCTGTCGCAAGGTGCGGCAGTCACGTACTTCAAGGAAGTCTGGCGCACAAGGGTCCCGCCCAAGATCAGAGTCTTCCTATGGCAATTGATCAGGGGAAGCTACCGTCAGCAGAGCAGGTTGCTAAGAGGCAGGGGCCATCTGACGGAAGCTGCGCAATGTGTGGCGTGTTGGAAGATTGCGATCACATCTTCTTCAAGTGCCACCTTGCAAGGTTTATGTGGGCAGGGGTGAGGGAACTCCTTCCATGTACTTGGAATCCGACCGGGGTCGGCGACTTCATCGCCATAGTCCAAGGTCTTTCCGGACCTCTCCGTAGGCTAGCTTGGTTTGCTTTCGCAGCCTTAGGCTGGACGCTCTGGAACACACGTAACAAGTTAGCGATTGAGGGGAAGGTGATCGGACATCCTGCTGATGTGCTCTTCACCATGTCTATCCATATGCGTAgctggagggttctggtcagacaGCGGGACAGGGACCTTCCGGGACGCGGCGCCGGGCGAGCTTAGGCGACTACACGCGAGGACGAGGAGGGAGGCCACTTGACGGCCGATTCTGCGGCTCCCTCACCTTGGTTTTCAACTGTGGTGTGCCCAAGGGGCGGATGTATGAGCTACTATTCTAGTGGGTGTGTGGGTGCTGGGCACCAGTTGATGTTGTTGGTTGTATCGAACTTATGCTTGCCGTTGTGGCTTTATCTATAAAGCCGGGCCTatggccttatgtttaaaaaaatAGGCAGATTGTTCAGTAGTATACCTTCATATTTTGTGTATGATCAGATGTTCATCATGTTAGTTCTTGAAAGTTTTTGAACCTGTTGGGTTGTCTTATACTGAATAATGCTGCCCAATTTTCAATTATTACAGTGGTACAATATACTGCCAAAAtaatggccatttctctgccaATTCCATTATTTTCAGTACAACATACCACCATTTTCGGTATAATATACTGCCAGTTTATCACAGTGGTACACCATACTGCCATTTCCATTATTTTTAGTATAACATTGGAGATACAACATACTGAGAATTACACCAGAGACAGTTCGTACATTACTCTAGATGCA includes the following:
- the LOC127308646 gene encoding uncharacterized protein, whose product is MRTAHGKMAGSQSAPPMMKAQGGSGDRSVQPIDQYGTNLGLALGSTWPQGKGCDLVLGKELQSGMDSRVEEKEGSLISTENDSQVTDPASSWVADSPVPGGPPTKVMRLGSPLRGQEEEQTGERRHGREGEEVAPRKDLLKEALADVHRCAGETLEGHPLHAKEEGRHDHGRSQERQDPGSGRGHAGVGEGTAPHRGEELGEEPGQGERQGERRRNTGSLPLAAAAVCSVLVGLWIKLPVTNTMSHLSFILHQPHLQHLHTVDRRGSQ